A genome region from Oceanococcus sp. HetDA_MAG_MS8 includes the following:
- a CDS encoding NADP-dependent isocitrate dehydrogenase, which yields MKQDPSTVLATGETPIPQSATNLTPITVAMGDGIGPEIMQATLDILAAAKARIAPETISIGQQMYASGHSAGIAPEAWDSLRRTKVFLKAPITTPSGGGYKSLNVTIRKSLGLYANVRPCTTYAPFVRSQHPGMDVVIIRENEEDLYAGIEHRQTADVYQCLKLITRPGCERIVRYAFEYARAHGRRKVTCMVKDNIMKLTDGLFYEVFEEIAQDYPDLETERYIIDIGAARLATQPERFDVIVTTNLYGDIISDIAAEVSGSVGLAGSANIGNQVAMFEAIHGSAPDIAGQDIANPSGLLLGAVQMLIHIGQADVAQRIHNAWLRTLEDGQHTADMLSEHTQARLGTQAFAQAVVARLGQEPQVLPKVEYADQAPVQAAPAPAASVRRSRPNKALVGVDVFVDAPQVSPDSLGQRLSAVAGYGLSLQMITNRGVKVWPGGMEETHCTDHWRCRFMAKPGHGIIYAQVLQLLGELHAAGIDIIKTENLCEFDAVKGYSMGQGQ from the coding sequence ATGAAGCAAGACCCAAGCACCGTATTGGCGACCGGCGAAACCCCCATCCCCCAAAGCGCTACCAACCTCACCCCCATCACGGTGGCGATGGGCGACGGTATTGGTCCGGAGATCATGCAGGCCACCTTGGATATTCTGGCTGCCGCCAAGGCGCGGATTGCCCCGGAAACCATCAGCATTGGTCAGCAAATGTATGCCTCCGGGCATAGCGCCGGTATTGCTCCTGAGGCTTGGGACAGTCTGCGCCGGACTAAAGTATTTTTGAAAGCGCCAATCACCACGCCGAGCGGGGGTGGTTATAAAAGCCTGAATGTAACCATTCGCAAATCCTTGGGGCTATACGCCAATGTGCGCCCCTGCACTACCTACGCCCCTTTTGTGCGCAGCCAACATCCCGGAATGGATGTGGTCATTATCCGGGAGAACGAAGAAGACCTGTACGCGGGCATTGAGCACCGCCAAACTGCCGATGTTTACCAGTGCTTGAAGCTTATCACTCGGCCGGGCTGCGAGCGCATTGTGCGCTATGCCTTTGAGTATGCCCGCGCCCATGGTCGCCGCAAGGTGACCTGCATGGTCAAAGACAACATCATGAAGCTCACCGATGGGCTGTTTTATGAGGTCTTTGAAGAGATTGCTCAGGACTACCCAGACTTAGAAACAGAGCGCTACATCATCGATATTGGTGCGGCGCGGCTGGCGACTCAGCCAGAGCGCTTTGATGTCATTGTGACCACCAACCTCTATGGCGACATCATCAGCGACATTGCTGCCGAAGTCAGTGGAAGCGTAGGCCTCGCGGGCAGTGCCAACATTGGCAACCAGGTGGCTATGTTTGAGGCCATTCATGGCAGTGCCCCGGATATTGCCGGTCAGGACATTGCCAACCCCAGTGGCTTGCTTCTGGGCGCGGTGCAAATGCTGATTCATATTGGGCAGGCGGACGTCGCGCAGCGCATTCACAATGCCTGGCTGCGCACCCTGGAAGATGGCCAACACACGGCAGATATGCTCTCGGAGCACACTCAGGCTCGCTTAGGCACCCAAGCCTTTGCCCAAGCGGTCGTCGCCCGATTGGGCCAAGAGCCGCAGGTGCTGCCGAAGGTGGAATACGCAGATCAAGCTCCCGTGCAGGCCGCTCCCGCTCCGGCTGCATCCGTGCGCCGCAGCCGGCCAAACAAGGCCTTGGTGGGCGTTGATGTGTTTGTAGATGCCCCGCAGGTCAGCCCAGATAGTTTGGGGCAGCGCTTATCCGCGGTGGCTGGTTATGGCCTGAGCCTGCAGATGATTACCAATCGCGGCGTGAAGGTATGGCCTGGCGGTATGGAGGAAACTCACTGCACCGATCATTGGCGTTGCCGCTTCATGGCCAAACCCGGTCACGGCATTATTTACGCCCAAGTGCTGCAACTGCTGGGCGAACTGCATGCGGCTGGCATCGACATCATCAAAACCGAAAACCTGTGCGAGTTCGATGCTGTGAAGGGCTATTCCATGGGCCAGGGGCAGTAG
- the hemL gene encoding glutamate-1-semialdehyde 2,1-aminomutase translates to MTNRESSRSEQLFAQAQNCIPGGVNSPVRAFGAVGGTPRFVARAQGAYIHDEDGQSYIDYIGSWGPMILGHQHPEVLAAIRQQLELGVSYGAPTALEIQMAELLCQRLPSMEQVRMVNSGTEATMSALRLARGFTGRDDVLKFEGCYHGHGDAFLVKAGSGALTFGVPTSPGVPQAATQHTLTLPYNDVPALEALFSARGDQLAAVIVEPIAGNMNFVPPSAEFLQTLRRLCDHHGSVLIFDEVMTGFRVGPQGAQGIYGIQPDLTTLGKIVGGGLPVGAFGGRRDIMSQLAPTGPVYQAGTLSGNPLAMAAGLATLQTLFALDPWEQLAQSTQALVEGVIQAAQTNGISACGRSQGSMFGLYFGLSQAPNNMEEVQAGDSKLFAAIFHGMLERGVYLAPSAFEAGFVSIMHGSQEVEQTIAAAQATFAQLSE, encoded by the coding sequence ATGACTAATCGCGAATCCAGCCGTTCTGAGCAACTCTTCGCTCAGGCCCAAAACTGCATCCCTGGCGGAGTGAACTCTCCGGTGCGTGCCTTTGGCGCTGTGGGTGGTACCCCACGTTTCGTCGCTAGGGCTCAAGGGGCCTATATCCACGACGAAGATGGCCAGTCCTACATCGACTACATTGGCTCTTGGGGGCCGATGATCCTGGGTCACCAGCATCCGGAGGTCCTCGCGGCTATTCGTCAGCAGCTTGAGCTGGGTGTGAGTTACGGCGCCCCGACGGCGCTGGAAATTCAAATGGCCGAATTACTGTGCCAGCGCCTGCCCTCCATGGAGCAGGTGCGCATGGTCAACTCCGGTACAGAAGCCACTATGAGTGCCCTGCGCTTGGCGCGTGGCTTTACCGGTCGGGACGATGTACTCAAGTTTGAAGGGTGCTACCACGGTCATGGCGATGCCTTCTTGGTCAAGGCCGGCTCTGGCGCACTCACCTTTGGTGTACCGACTTCACCGGGTGTGCCACAAGCAGCCACACAGCACACGCTGACCTTGCCCTACAACGATGTCCCAGCCCTGGAGGCCTTGTTCAGCGCGCGCGGCGATCAGCTCGCGGCCGTCATCGTCGAACCCATCGCCGGCAACATGAACTTCGTGCCACCCAGTGCCGAATTTCTCCAAACCCTCCGCCGACTTTGCGACCACCATGGCAGCGTATTGATCTTTGATGAGGTGATGACTGGGTTTAGAGTGGGGCCGCAAGGCGCTCAAGGCATTTATGGCATCCAGCCCGACTTAACCACCCTGGGCAAAATCGTCGGTGGCGGTCTTCCTGTGGGGGCTTTTGGGGGTCGTCGCGACATCATGAGCCAGCTCGCGCCCACGGGGCCGGTGTACCAAGCTGGCACTCTGTCCGGAAACCCTTTGGCGATGGCCGCCGGATTAGCAACGTTGCAAACCTTGTTTGCGCTTGATCCCTGGGAGCAGTTGGCCCAGTCCACCCAGGCCTTGGTCGAGGGTGTGATCCAAGCCGCACAGACCAACGGCATATCTGCATGCGGCCGCAGCCAAGGCTCCATGTTCGGCTTGTATTTTGGGCTCAGCCAAGCTCCAAACAACATGGAAGAGGTCCAGGCCGGTGATAGCAAGCTTTTCGCCGCCATTTTCCATGGCATGTTGGAGCGTGGGGTGTACTTAGCGCCTTCGGCTTTTGAGGCCGGCTTTGTCTCCATCATGCACGGTTCGCAAGAGGTCGAGCAGACCATCGCTGCGGCCCAGGCTACCTTTGCCCAACTGAGCGAGTGA
- a CDS encoding LysR family transcriptional regulator — MTVALRELLRITPQQLRAFEATARLGAVTRAARELHITQPTVSVQLKELAQTVGAELFLKSGRGIALTQAGEALALTINDIHDCWRRFETTLSDLQGLIQGRLRISAVTTAEYFVPDLLGPFAQAYPGVDVELIVDSRERIVERMQRFADDVTVMTLPPQDLPLAQLPFRDNPVVVIAAQDHAYAGRRCSLEDLANDSWLMREPGSGTRRLAEDHFRGVGFEAQVRMSLGSNEAIKHAVRAGLGLGVIAEIALQPHAPGLSIVQVDGFPLQRRWQVVYRRDRPLSSAAQALVRYLQDSPHERA; from the coding sequence ATGACAGTCGCCCTCCGAGAATTGCTCCGCATTACGCCACAGCAATTGCGGGCCTTTGAGGCCACCGCTAGATTGGGCGCGGTCACCCGGGCCGCACGCGAACTGCACATCACCCAGCCTACGGTCAGCGTGCAACTCAAAGAGCTGGCGCAAACCGTGGGCGCTGAACTATTCCTCAAGTCTGGCCGCGGCATTGCCCTCACCCAGGCAGGCGAGGCCTTGGCGCTCACCATCAACGACATTCACGATTGCTGGCGGCGCTTTGAAACGACATTATCGGATTTGCAGGGCCTGATTCAGGGCCGGCTTCGCATTTCGGCAGTCACCACCGCCGAGTATTTCGTGCCCGATCTGCTGGGCCCGTTTGCCCAAGCCTATCCAGGAGTGGATGTAGAGCTCATTGTGGATAGTCGGGAGCGTATTGTGGAACGCATGCAACGCTTCGCTGATGATGTCACGGTAATGACCCTGCCCCCGCAGGACCTACCCTTGGCGCAACTCCCCTTCCGCGACAACCCTGTGGTTGTCATCGCTGCCCAGGACCACGCCTATGCTGGACGTCGCTGCAGCTTGGAAGATCTCGCCAATGACTCTTGGCTAATGCGCGAACCGGGCAGCGGGACTCGGCGACTGGCCGAAGATCATTTTCGCGGCGTCGGCTTTGAGGCTCAGGTTCGCATGAGCCTGGGGAGCAACGAAGCCATCAAACATGCGGTGCGCGCAGGCTTGGGTTTAGGAGTCATTGCCGAAATCGCCCTGCAGCCACACGCGCCAGGCCTAAGCATCGTGCAGGTAGACGGCTTTCCCCTGCAGCGGCGCTGGCAGGTGGTCTACCGCCGTGATCGCCCGCTATCCAGCGCCGCTCAAGCCTTGGTGCGCTATCTTCAAGACAGTCCACACGAGCGCGCATGA
- a CDS encoding bifunctional hydroxymethylpyrimidine kinase/phosphomethylpyrimidine kinase: MPAIRAAPRVMGVIAGWDPSGGAGMLADVATAQALQVRTLGLVSCLTAQSLQHWAHVQATDSALLEAQMRCLQRDPLPPVWKVGALGSAANSQALAQWLGAQRPKPTVVLDPILHSSSAGQLGMAAWLQPWLPLKPLLCPNSAEWEHIGTQLPAASQCPRLITDAPHGARLYSPDDAAIEFEYTRRPGEWRGTGCTLATLIAIALSAELPTAQACGFGLAQLQSWLAQSAPPHIQRRPEAM; the protein is encoded by the coding sequence ATGCCTGCAATTCGCGCAGCACCGCGCGTCATGGGTGTCATCGCTGGCTGGGATCCTAGTGGGGGCGCCGGCATGTTGGCTGACGTTGCCACCGCACAAGCCCTACAGGTCCGAACGCTGGGCCTGGTGAGCTGCTTAACGGCGCAAAGCCTGCAGCACTGGGCGCATGTTCAGGCCACGGACAGCGCCTTACTTGAAGCCCAGATGCGCTGCTTGCAGCGCGACCCCCTGCCCCCAGTGTGGAAAGTGGGCGCCTTGGGCAGTGCGGCCAATAGCCAAGCCCTGGCGCAGTGGTTGGGTGCACAGCGGCCCAAACCTACGGTGGTGCTAGACCCGATTCTGCACAGCAGCTCTGCAGGCCAACTCGGGATGGCCGCGTGGCTGCAGCCATGGCTGCCGCTTAAACCGCTGCTGTGCCCAAACAGCGCAGAGTGGGAGCACATCGGTACACAGCTACCTGCAGCCAGCCAGTGCCCGCGCCTGATTACCGATGCGCCGCATGGAGCGCGACTGTACAGCCCTGATGATGCTGCCATCGAGTTTGAATACACGCGCCGCCCCGGCGAATGGCGCGGCACCGGCTGCACCTTGGCCACCCTCATCGCTATAGCGCTCAGTGCCGAGCTACCCACTGCGCAGGCCTGTGGCTTCGGGCTTGCACAGCTGCAAAGTTGGCTCGCTCAGTCTGCCCCGCCCCATATTCAACGTCGTCCGGAGGCGATGTGA
- a CDS encoding PD-(D/E)XK nuclease family protein gives MMLTLCANELQARLLRDDHNQAHWRAGEAAWEAANIWSFERWTRQHWLNQWPPEELISRTKERWLWLELIAAEPLANTVLAPEQLAQQVMRTWRLCQQWSINPEHAPRWTPEQELYARLHQAMHTQLQDRGWITDSQLAGAILPTLQPQSAIQLAPGVWSNNLPPMQRKVLQRLGLQLQRQDQAQAGPRQGWLCTDSEQQWQALAQRLRPLITQPDARVVVGVHNLAQHRNQLEDAWREELCAWADTLPAAREDHEPPWQVELPRALPEWPMAKALLDVLQLLHAPLSFSDLSAVLRQPLFYDAQEWLYCVQAEAGLRQRGLRFSVNDLEQSLADDAPPALKQRFAALAQCIHERPRRARAAQWINHFQHLWTVFPLHPNAAVWRLREDLSRSLAGFQSLDDELGLLSPRQATRWLFQVLDDHYHSPPALKHSPVLVCELDLACTLPASHTFLCGLDGAAWPPPAPSQPWLNPELLASVKHPAQSSASWYADQQAYWQSALNQPAQLELYACAQDSSGQTVQPSPWLAASWQQTPTTDSEHRVGTQDILEAPLATLGPQRLQGQRRAVNMLRHMARTPFAAFILDRLRTNQLPEIAQGLAPDRQGSWVHAMLDQAWAHLRSSRKLAATSDEALLGLLQDISSDTGHEYLPSSRFGPFLRRLETDRIVQLCLRWLQHERRRRDPFEVIYRELDIEETRAQLPMRMRIDRIDRVLLPDRPRLLIVDYKTGQADFSGWSSEGLHEPQLPLYATSQALAAHGLHPVDGICFARVHHRQMALVAATNWCQKLIEDRQEKAWRGAWEEELQAWERRLRALIADYAQGEARHATQYALQQDWSLRALGFLLDADGAQEDAHGPG, from the coding sequence ATGATGCTGACTCTCTGTGCCAATGAACTCCAAGCGCGGCTACTCCGTGATGATCACAACCAGGCCCATTGGAGGGCTGGTGAGGCGGCCTGGGAGGCGGCCAACATTTGGTCATTCGAGCGCTGGACGCGGCAGCACTGGCTCAATCAATGGCCCCCAGAAGAGTTGATTTCGCGCACCAAAGAGCGCTGGCTATGGCTAGAACTCATTGCCGCAGAACCCTTGGCGAACACCGTGCTCGCCCCCGAACAGCTGGCGCAGCAAGTTATGCGCACCTGGCGCCTCTGCCAACAATGGAGCATCAACCCAGAACACGCTCCTCGGTGGACGCCAGAGCAGGAACTCTATGCCCGGCTGCATCAGGCCATGCACACGCAGCTACAAGACCGCGGATGGATTACCGATAGCCAGCTCGCAGGGGCCATATTGCCCACCCTCCAGCCCCAGAGCGCAATCCAACTGGCGCCTGGGGTGTGGAGCAACAACCTCCCCCCTATGCAGCGCAAAGTTTTGCAGCGGCTGGGCCTGCAGCTGCAGCGCCAGGACCAAGCACAGGCTGGCCCGCGGCAGGGCTGGCTATGCACGGACTCTGAGCAGCAGTGGCAAGCCCTGGCTCAGCGGCTGAGGCCTCTCATCACTCAGCCTGATGCGCGGGTGGTGGTCGGTGTACACAACCTCGCCCAACATCGCAACCAACTGGAAGATGCCTGGCGGGAAGAGCTGTGTGCTTGGGCCGATACTCTGCCAGCTGCTCGCGAAGACCATGAGCCGCCATGGCAAGTTGAGCTACCGCGTGCGTTGCCCGAATGGCCTATGGCCAAGGCCTTGTTGGACGTATTACAGCTACTGCATGCGCCCCTGAGCTTCAGTGACCTCAGCGCGGTCTTGCGCCAACCTTTGTTCTATGACGCGCAGGAGTGGCTGTACTGTGTACAAGCCGAAGCGGGGCTACGCCAACGTGGGCTCCGCTTTAGCGTCAATGACCTGGAGCAGTCCCTCGCCGACGATGCTCCCCCAGCCCTCAAACAGCGCTTCGCTGCTTTGGCTCAGTGCATCCATGAACGACCGCGCAGAGCGCGGGCTGCGCAGTGGATTAATCACTTTCAGCATCTGTGGACCGTGTTTCCACTGCACCCCAACGCCGCCGTTTGGCGGCTACGCGAGGATCTCAGCCGTTCACTGGCCGGCTTTCAAAGCCTCGATGATGAATTGGGGCTGCTCAGCCCGCGCCAGGCAACGCGCTGGTTATTTCAGGTCTTAGACGATCACTACCATTCTCCCCCTGCACTGAAGCACAGCCCCGTGCTGGTCTGCGAGCTAGACCTTGCCTGCACCTTGCCCGCCTCACACACCTTTCTCTGCGGTCTAGACGGGGCCGCATGGCCTCCACCAGCGCCCTCTCAGCCCTGGCTGAACCCAGAGCTTCTCGCCTCGGTGAAACACCCCGCGCAGTCCAGCGCGAGTTGGTACGCGGATCAGCAAGCCTATTGGCAGAGCGCACTGAATCAGCCTGCACAACTCGAGCTGTATGCCTGCGCACAAGACAGCAGCGGCCAAACGGTGCAGCCCAGCCCCTGGCTGGCCGCCAGCTGGCAGCAGACGCCCACCACAGATTCCGAACACCGAGTGGGCACCCAAGACATTCTCGAAGCGCCCTTGGCCACCTTAGGCCCGCAGAGGCTGCAAGGCCAAAGGCGCGCGGTGAATATGTTGCGGCATATGGCGCGCACACCCTTTGCCGCCTTTATCTTGGATCGGCTGCGCACCAACCAGCTACCAGAGATTGCCCAAGGCCTAGCGCCCGACCGCCAGGGGAGCTGGGTGCACGCCATGCTCGATCAGGCCTGGGCGCATTTACGCAGCTCGCGCAAGCTGGCGGCCACTAGTGATGAGGCTCTACTCGGCTTACTCCAAGACATCAGCAGTGATACCGGCCATGAGTACCTGCCGTCCAGCCGCTTTGGCCCCTTCCTCAGACGCCTAGAAACTGATCGTATCGTGCAGCTGTGTCTGCGCTGGTTACAGCACGAGCGCCGGCGGCGGGACCCTTTCGAGGTCATCTATCGCGAACTCGATATCGAAGAAACGCGCGCCCAGCTACCCATGCGGATGCGCATCGACCGTATCGACCGCGTGCTACTGCCTGATCGCCCGCGCCTGCTGATTGTTGACTACAAAACCGGCCAGGCCGACTTTAGCGGCTGGTCCAGTGAGGGCCTCCACGAACCACAACTACCGCTATATGCCACCAGCCAAGCACTGGCAGCGCACGGGCTGCACCCGGTGGACGGTATTTGCTTTGCCCGCGTCCACCACCGCCAAATGGCCTTGGTGGCGGCTACCAATTGGTGCCAAAAACTGATTGAAGATCGTCAAGAAAAAGCCTGGCGGGGGGCCTGGGAAGAAGAGCTTCAGGCCTGGGAGCGACGCCTCAGGGCCCTCATTGCTGACTACGCTCAAGGCGAGGCTCGGCATGCCACACAGTACGCACTTCAACAAGACTGGAGCCTGCGCGCCTTAGGGTTTTTGTTGGATGCAGACGGCGCTCAGGAGGATGCACATGGACCTGGATAG
- the thiE gene encoding thiamine phosphate synthase: MTPQSRLQVQGLYLLVDPEVLPAKQWMRVLPQVLAQPWALVQLRAKIGDATQQLSWANNLAAMCREYARPLLINDRVDLALACKAQGVHLGQSDGSLQAARQALGPQAIIGRTAHADLALVEEAAQDGADYASIGAIFASGTKPQAKPASLALLRQATQTQRIPICAIGGINTQNLDAVLDCQPALIAVCGAVLSAANPGQQAADLMRSLRHD, from the coding sequence ATGACTCCTCAGAGCCGCCTGCAGGTACAGGGCCTGTATTTGCTGGTAGACCCGGAAGTGCTCCCGGCCAAGCAATGGATGCGCGTACTGCCGCAGGTCCTGGCCCAACCATGGGCCTTGGTCCAACTTCGGGCCAAGATTGGCGATGCAACCCAGCAGCTGAGCTGGGCCAACAATCTCGCTGCCATGTGCCGAGAATATGCGCGTCCTTTGCTGATCAACGACCGTGTGGACTTGGCCTTGGCATGCAAAGCCCAAGGTGTACACCTAGGACAAAGCGACGGCAGCCTTCAGGCGGCGCGCCAAGCGCTAGGACCACAGGCCATCATCGGCCGCACCGCCCATGCCGATCTGGCCTTAGTGGAGGAAGCCGCCCAAGACGGCGCAGATTATGCGTCTATCGGCGCCATTTTTGCCTCTGGAACCAAGCCTCAGGCTAAACCCGCTTCCTTGGCGCTGCTGCGCCAAGCCACCCAAACGCAGCGCATTCCCATATGCGCCATCGGTGGTATCAACACCCAGAATCTGGACGCAGTCCTAGACTGCCAACCAGCGCTCATCGCTGTCTGTGGCGCCGTGCTCTCAGCCGCAAATCCTGGCCAACAGGCCGCGGATCTTATGCGATCATTAAGACATGACTAA
- a CDS encoding UvrD-helicase domain-containing protein, giving the protein MDLDSQARQQALDLRQSFCVRAPAGSGKTGLLVSRALAALAQVDEPEQVLAITFTRKAAFEIRERLREALDSADAPPPADSFAQHIHALAMRVRQRDRERGWELQHNPNRLRATTIDGLNRDLARHMPLMTGLGAPLQPLDDAAELYRQALVRALDRHEDAQLDGALRQSLDQVLQLGQNRLDPLLQKLHQLLAERGQWAGIDPSEDAWERGQYWLEQWTLSSMCDILAQLPLATADAWALTLAELAQAQPDSPWQPVQAATAWPAALPEHIEQWQCLARSLLTQTGALRKPGGLNVRSGFPKGPTTARAKELMQEWQDHLSPSCVHALRALLDLPSRYSQEEAERSQHLLVVLRLALAELKLIFAESGRCDHTEIALAAATALANESSGVGQRMDARIQHLLVDEMQDTSQSQLQLLAMLVRDWQPGDGRSLFLVGDPQQSIYAFRQARVEGFQRLLQPGASLGPVPLQALQLARNFRSNPTLVEWTNTVMARIFEAHGSPIRFAPSTAARTQATANHAIVWHSCQSEAEEVQLALTQIRQLQAQQPNTRIGMLARTRAHLLPLAQALRQANMTFSGIDLQPLSEQAHVRDFLAGLRLLHHPADELSWIRWLRSPALGLNWAQIDQLRATDLQSSWARLVLAASPPEDYPEARWQHAIDTLSNVLQRRQSGLALAEAARLLYAGLGQHHALDGPARTDISRVLAFLREHCMGGQLRDEAAFLRGLQRLWAAAATAPLELMTVHKSKGLEFDQVFLMGLGRGGRGGEEPLLGWHPDHPEAVLSIQPSAMDSDSEASIYPWLRRTTRHQEAAEQLRLLYVALTRARDGLHLFALPKAASGSLGAALASVGQWPEVDEDRAEEASAGGLEWVRQRCFSTVPKAPEQPQFEMAPRRGPSPSQLGAAQDPAPTLSAERLKATVLGTAVHQTLEYLAIHGLEQWEHRREQMLQSLRAALTRQGLPQVDAASTLTQVEAMIDRATQGQARWLLQDHPWQRNEYALAGRLEGRLVQGVIDRCFITQDGELWLVDYKTNHPPAELEQAAWIASMEQQYRVQMDRYAQLLLGTQPATQHCICALYLVATDSLHSWRFPA; this is encoded by the coding sequence ATGGACCTGGATAGCCAGGCTCGGCAACAGGCGCTGGACCTACGCCAATCGTTTTGCGTGCGCGCCCCGGCCGGCTCTGGAAAAACCGGACTTTTGGTTAGTCGCGCTTTGGCCGCTCTGGCCCAAGTCGATGAACCTGAACAGGTTTTGGCCATTACCTTCACCCGCAAAGCCGCCTTCGAGATTCGGGAGCGCTTACGTGAAGCCTTGGACAGCGCCGATGCTCCCCCACCCGCAGATAGTTTTGCTCAGCATATTCATGCCCTGGCGATGCGTGTCCGCCAGCGCGACCGCGAGCGCGGCTGGGAACTGCAACACAACCCCAACCGGCTGCGGGCCACCACAATTGATGGGCTTAACCGCGATCTGGCCCGGCATATGCCCTTGATGACAGGCTTGGGAGCCCCCTTACAACCGCTGGATGATGCTGCGGAGTTGTACCGACAAGCTCTGGTGCGCGCGCTGGACCGGCATGAAGACGCGCAGCTTGATGGCGCCCTGCGGCAAAGCCTAGACCAGGTTCTGCAACTAGGCCAAAACCGGTTGGACCCCTTACTGCAAAAACTCCATCAACTGCTGGCCGAGCGCGGCCAATGGGCTGGCATTGACCCCAGTGAAGACGCTTGGGAGCGAGGCCAGTATTGGCTAGAGCAGTGGACCCTCAGCAGCATGTGCGACATTCTCGCCCAACTGCCCTTAGCCACGGCCGATGCCTGGGCTCTGACGCTGGCTGAACTGGCTCAGGCCCAACCCGACAGCCCCTGGCAGCCCGTGCAAGCAGCCACGGCATGGCCAGCAGCGCTGCCGGAGCATATTGAGCAGTGGCAGTGCTTAGCACGCAGCCTGCTGACTCAAACCGGGGCATTACGCAAGCCAGGCGGCTTGAATGTTCGGTCTGGTTTTCCCAAAGGACCTACAACCGCCCGGGCCAAAGAGCTTATGCAAGAGTGGCAGGATCACCTGTCTCCTAGCTGCGTGCATGCCCTGCGTGCACTGCTGGATTTGCCGAGCCGTTATAGCCAAGAGGAGGCCGAACGCAGCCAACACTTGTTGGTGGTGCTGCGCCTCGCCTTGGCCGAACTCAAGCTTATATTCGCCGAAAGCGGGCGCTGCGACCACACAGAAATCGCCCTAGCCGCGGCCACCGCCCTGGCCAATGAGAGCAGCGGCGTAGGGCAACGCATGGACGCCCGCATTCAACACCTGCTGGTCGATGAAATGCAGGACACCAGCCAGAGCCAACTACAGCTACTCGCCATGTTGGTTCGCGACTGGCAGCCTGGCGATGGGCGTAGCCTCTTCCTGGTCGGCGATCCCCAGCAAAGCATTTATGCATTTAGACAGGCGCGGGTCGAAGGCTTCCAGCGCCTACTGCAACCAGGCGCCAGCCTTGGCCCGGTCCCCCTGCAGGCGCTACAGCTAGCACGTAATTTTCGCTCTAACCCCACTTTGGTCGAGTGGACCAATACGGTCATGGCGCGTATTTTTGAAGCCCATGGCAGTCCTATTCGCTTTGCCCCCAGCACAGCTGCCCGAACACAGGCCACAGCGAACCACGCCATCGTCTGGCACAGCTGCCAGAGCGAGGCTGAGGAGGTCCAGCTTGCCCTGACTCAGATCCGTCAGCTTCAGGCTCAGCAGCCCAATACACGCATTGGTATGCTGGCTCGCACCCGCGCTCACTTGCTGCCATTGGCTCAGGCCCTACGCCAAGCCAACATGACATTTAGCGGCATCGACCTCCAGCCCCTCTCCGAGCAAGCCCATGTGCGCGACTTTTTGGCAGGACTGCGACTATTGCACCACCCGGCAGACGAACTCAGCTGGATTCGCTGGCTACGCAGCCCAGCCCTGGGACTCAACTGGGCACAAATTGACCAGCTCCGGGCCACGGATCTGCAGAGCAGTTGGGCCCGCCTAGTCCTCGCCGCCAGCCCCCCGGAGGACTATCCAGAAGCCCGCTGGCAACACGCCATCGACACCTTAAGCAACGTGCTGCAGCGGCGCCAAAGTGGCCTCGCCCTCGCCGAGGCGGCGCGCTTACTCTATGCGGGATTAGGACAGCACCATGCCCTAGACGGCCCGGCGCGCACGGATATCTCCAGGGTTTTGGCCTTTTTGCGCGAGCACTGCATGGGTGGGCAGCTGCGCGATGAAGCCGCTTTTCTGCGCGGTCTGCAGCGCTTATGGGCGGCGGCTGCCACCGCGCCGCTAGAACTGATGACCGTGCACAAGTCCAAGGGCTTGGAGTTTGATCAGGTCTTCCTCATGGGCTTAGGCCGAGGAGGCCGCGGCGGCGAAGAACCACTACTGGGCTGGCACCCCGATCATCCCGAAGCGGTGCTGAGCATTCAACCCAGCGCCATGGACAGTGATAGCGAGGCCTCAATCTACCCCTGGCTTCGGCGCACCACCCGACACCAGGAAGCCGCGGAGCAGTTGCGGCTGCTCTATGTGGCATTGACCCGGGCCCGCGACGGCCTGCATCTGTTCGCCCTGCCCAAAGCGGCCTCCGGTAGCTTGGGCGCAGCCCTGGCCAGTGTAGGGCAGTGGCCAGAAGTCGATGAGGACAGGGCTGAAGAGGCCTCGGCCGGCGGTCTGGAGTGGGTCCGCCAGCGCTGTTTTAGCACTGTTCCCAAGGCGCCAGAACAACCTCAGTTTGAGATGGCGCCCAGGCGAGGACCCTCGCCCAGCCAATTAGGCGCAGCGCAGGACCCAGCCCCAACATTGAGTGCAGAGCGGCTTAAGGCCACCGTTCTGGGCACAGCTGTGCATCAAACTTTGGAATACCTCGCCATCCATGGGCTGGAGCAATGGGAACATCGGCGGGAACAGATGCTGCAATCACTCCGGGCCGCATTAACCCGACAAGGACTCCCCCAAGTCGATGCTGCGTCCACACTGACGCAAGTCGAAGCGATGATCGACCGTGCCACCCAGGGCCAGGCCCGCTGGCTGCTCCAAGACCACCCTTGGCAGCGCAACGAATACGCTCTGGCAGGCCGACTGGAGGGGCGCTTGGTCCAAGGCGTGATCGATCGCTGCTTCATCACCCAGGATGGAGAGCTTTGGCTGGTGGACTACAAAACCAATCACCCCCCTGCCGAGCTTGAGCAGGCTGCTTGGATTGCCAGCATGGAGCAACAATACCGCGTGCAGATGGATCGCTATGCGCAGCTCTTGCTGGGTACTCAGCCCGCAACTCAGCACTGCATCTGTGCCTTGTATTTGGTGGCCACGGATAGCCTGCATAGCTGGCGTTTTCCGGCATGA